TGAAGGTGACAATGCCAGGGTATACATGGGTTGGCCACCACAAGGCCTAGACTCGAACCCAAAAAGATCTCTACAGACATGTTGTATGTTATTGTTGATACGTGTAAATTTTGCGCATGCCCACAATGCTGTATGGCAAAAAGATGATTCCTTTGATTGCCATCCACAGCGGTAGAACAATTctgttaacaaaatgaaatggaatGAAGCAAAAATGATTATTGATTTAGTACATTGTGCCAcaacaaagggaaaaataacacagaaaaaccaTTGAAGAATAACTCAAAAGCATTTGCAGGGGGGCGGGATCTGATGCGCATAATGTCAAGTTACAACTCGTCTATAAGATCTTGgtgaaaaataatgcaaatctgAACAGAAAGTAACATTGTGGTTTTCCAGGGGGTTTTCCAAATGATGCCATGTCATTATCAAACCGGAAAGCATTCCAAGGAATATTagagtgtgatttttttttttttggactgacgatttaaagaaaaaattgaaTGTGAAATCTATTGATGCTTAATAATATGTTGATGGCAAAGGTCTATTTTTCATTATCACAAGGCTGAACTTTACTCAGTGATGCACAGCAGGATTCGAGCAGGTCTTGTCTTTacctcttcatcagctgcacTGAGTGGGTGGTGATGTCTAGGCGAATGATTTCACTGTCCTCCTGCCTGCATCACACCTCTGGTATCTGTTGCACTAAGAGCGATAGCATTCCTTTCCTCAAAAGAGAAcacaacacatacacacacacacacacacacattcacacatagTTCACACATTTGTCCTGAACTCTTTGGACTAATTTTAGGAAGGACTCAATTGGTGTCGCAGTAAACTGGATGGAGGTGTGAAGGTGGGTCTATCAGAGGCTCTGTCCCTCTTCAGACACACAGCTGACAGTCAACTCTCTGATACTGGAATGCTTCGAGGATAAGGAACACTTTTATAAACAGTGGTCTAAACTGTTGATGCTTGGTTGTGTTTGATGCACCACCAAGCATTTTGATCTGCTATTGGACCACTGAAAATGTCTTCTTGTGCCCCAATGAGATAAAGAGTCATGAAATACTAAGTAATAAGTTCATAGAAAATTTGGGAGGatttataatgggacatttgggaggacttaatatgggacatttggcAGAGCTCAACGCtttacaggttttattttttttcatacagcTGCATTCATGGTATCATCTTAAATTTAATAAGGTCGCTGTAAGAATTCTACATGTTTTAAGCACTGTCACTCTACCAATGTGCCTAACTCACTAGACACCAAGTGGCCAGTCGGGGGGGGCACCAAAAAAATCAGGCTCAGTCATTATAATTAATTATAGCAACATATTGAAATACAAATGTGTGAAGTATGCTAATGGCATCAATACAAATCAGTACAAAAGTCATCCTCTTCTCCTACCCAGCATGGATTTGCAGCTGTGTGCATCGCGCTATAGTGGCAGGACgaatcaccaaaattattttactcTCGTAGAcggttgggggggggggactcCTAAAAGTTGcctttttttcagaaacattttgcttttgagAAACTGGAGTGTCTATTCCGTGTGGATGGAAGTCAAGaaccaaaaacagaagagaaaagatCTTTTTTAAGAATTCACTCAACACTGTTATTGTACTATAACTGAGTGGTTGAGAATCTGGTTCCATTGTTGCCATTGTACAGTTTTCACTCTGCcattctgttttattcataatGTGTAGAGTCATCATCGAAAGTTTTGATGGGTTAGAGTGAAAAACTGGGAATAAAATAGAGTTAACACAAGTACATTGATTAGATTTTAACTTAGAAATTTATCAATAGATCAGAAATACtaataattatttccttttaataatcattaattaataaataggCCACTTAATGAAATGATGACACTTCCTTTGCCCAGGTTAgagatgtttaaatgttttagcacATGACTAATCAAATCTGTCTGTCTCAAACAAcgagcaaaaagaaaaggcttaGAAATGAAATCTCTTAACTTTATAGAAGAAGCTAATGGCATTTCCCCTTCAAGTGATCGACAAGCTTTATAAATATACGGTTCATTTTAGTGTAGCTAAAAACATATCTGATCACGAATGCatgaacatttttctcattttatctcCATGACTGGGACCTGAGAACACTTCAGGgcattttccaaaaatgaactTTGGCCTGTTGTTGTGCTCTTCCGTGGTGTATTTGGTCTGGCCTGAgctttttcactgtttctgtttgtgtaagCTCAAAATGTTTAAGGGGTTCTGATTCTCACATGATGATTTGGGATTTATGTGATTGTAACTTTTGACTTAATTAGTAATCCTGCTAACAGGATTACTAATGTGCACTGCTCATTAGTAATCCCAGTCATTAGTAATAGGATTAGTAATCCTATTCTgatttattagtaaaataactttgggtttatttatttatttatatattttttatgaaatttgaGGGGATAATCATTTAATAAAAAGGTTTATATAAAATAACagtacaacaaacaaacaagacaatacatgtgtaaaaatgaaataaagcaaCTGTTTAAATGCGTCTGTTATGAACACATTGTCATCAGTAAGGCCTCCAGACAGGCTCCTCCCCTCTCATGGTAAGACACGCCCCTTCCATGTAATTGGCCATAGCTGCAGCAACGTTGCGGTCCTCCCCTGTGCTTTGGAGCGGTTGGTTCGACCCGTAGTAGAAACTGCTGGGCTGGAACTGGCCGCTGTGGCTTAGCGGAGTGGGAACAGACGCAGCAGAAGACAGGTAGGAGCTGTATGGAGGGGCGTGGGCGGAGAAGGGGACCGTGGGCAGGTGGTGCAGTCTGGGAGCTGAAGTGAAGGAGGATGTCAGAGATGTCACCTGACCAAGAAATGATGATTCGTTGTTCcacaaggaggaggaaaaggatcTGCGGtctgaatacaaaaaaaagaagtcaagCCAAATAAAGTAGTTTATTTAGAAAGTCTTCAACAATTATGAACAAGATCTGTTTTCCAACTTTTTCCATGACGCCTGCATTTAGATATTGctgatgaaatgttttgatcagCCGCTATGCAGATAATATTCTGATCTACATGAACAATGGTCCATTTTCACCTAAAGCACTGTGCAAAAGTGACAGAGATTGAAATAACGGGGTGTGATCTATCCAATCACAATATCATAATGAAAATAGACTTAAGAATTGATCTTTTGACAAAGTGGTATTCTTAACTACCCTTGGATGGATTTGGACAACTTTGAAGCTAAGAAAAATGATCCATTATGCTATGGTACttctttttattggttttattttactttgtactattttattttattgtcttttatcATATATTCAAGCCTTTGGTCAATGGCATTTGGTTTAAAAGTGCTTCTTAAATCAATTATCTACCAGAGTAGGTGAACAAAgaacatttgacattttgtaaGAATAGTTGAGAAgtaattaacataaaaaagaataGTTGTGaatgttgctgtttattttttatggtgcCCTGATCTATTTCATTGTTTCACATTGTTATGTTTCACTGGGAGCAAAGGatatttttcccttttattcAACAATACCATTACCATAAGATGTACAATTTGAGATTTCCTTTCAATAATCTGTTTGTCATTTTGCTAGGATGCCTTGACTGCCCACAACTCTTGCATATTTGGTACATTTTACAAGACAGCAGGTTTATCAGGAAAAGAAACTGTCTTCCTGGTTCTTGAGGAATCATTGTTTTGGTCCTCAATTTTGGTTCCTTTAGAATCTCATTaggaaaaaacattaatttcctTGTTGCTCCAGATATCCCGATCTTACTTGCCATCTAAGTCACTTGATGCTTAATTACAgatcatttaaatgtaaaacttttgaCTAGAATTTTGCATACATTTTGACTGAGATAAAGATAATTATTTAAACATCCCATACCTAATGGAGCAGCACTGCCGATACTCCTGGGAGGCCGGAATATTCCTGATTTCATCTCCTTCTGTCTCTGAcctgataaaacataaaacaaaactgattaaaaactcTGATAGTACAAGACTAAACCTTTGGGTATTTCTTCCCAGGGTTTACTAACGTCTCGGGAGCCGAGGTCCATCCACAGTGATCTTAATGGCCCTGTGTACAGTGGCTATTTGAGGAGGAGAGGTCAGCACGTTGATCGACAGCGTGAAAGTTTTACCTAAAAGGGCAAAACATATGGAAGAATACAAGAAGCTCACAGGCAGCTTGAGGTGAAACTTAATAACAAGATTCTGTTTTGGCACTTTATCTGACTGTAGCTATGCTTCCATCTAAACTGTCATGAGAATTTTAAGCAAACTTttgaaatattgcaaaaaagtcaaaaaagaaaacgttaACTGCGAATTAGGCATTTACTAGCTTGGTATTAATCAACCAGAATAATTTTGTCAGATGTTGACGCTATGCCTGTGTGTAATAAACAATATATAGAGGTTGGGAACTAGCCTGGACCTCAGTGATCCACCACTCCAGGACAACAGTTTCATGCCTCTGGTAAGGATCCACACACCCACCAGTGGATGGTAAAGTTTGCTATGTCAGAACTTATGTTGAAGTTGCAATTACTCTTCTCTTCTAGTTAGCATTAAACATcacaaatatcacaaaaataatatttgtctATTGACATTGGCTGTGAGTGTCATTTTCCAGATAAACATCACTAAAATAATGGTGGCAGCAGGTAACACTGAGGCTCAAAGGAATTGAAAACATTCATCTTAAGAATATCACGAGGTGAGTGGTGTACCTCTGCCACTGCGACCAATGAACCTTAGATCGTTGAAGTGGGCATAACCTTGCTTCATTGTCGCTGTGGCATTGCGTAGCTCAGCGCTGCAGTTGTCATCATTGCCAGCCATCACTGTAACAACCACGCCGTCTGGCACGTCATTACCCAGAGCAACTACCTGCAAGATGTAAAAACAGAATCCCAAAAGCTGCAGACATACCTCTAAAATCTTCAACGACCTTTCGAACTGAACTAAAGCAGAGACTTAGGGAAGGGTTAATGGTTTGGTTGCTCACAGTGAAAGCTCTTGGCAGGGTCTTGTTGCATCTCCAGTGCTGTGGCAGGATGCTGCAGAGGAGGTTTGGGCTGTCAGTGTGCACCAAGCCTCTCTGGGATGCTGCGCCATGCTGCTGCAACGGCACCCTCACCTCCTGCTCTTCCGGTTGGTGAGGTTTAGGGGATGGAACCTGCCGGCATTTTCCCACAGTATCTGAAGAGGATGCAGAGACAAGTTTGACTTGAGTTCCTCTACTTTTATGTAAGAAATTAGAAATATGACAAATGTTTTCAAGCAttctttgtttaataaaaatttgGGAATTTCATGCCGTTGGTTTCGATCATGCAGTATATCCGCCTTATCAAGAGGACCCAAATGTGCTTAACACTACAGTCATTCATGCACACACTCATGGTGAGTGACAGAAGCAAGGCTGCCACGCACCAGAGGGTTGATTGACCAACAACTCAATCAACCCACCAATCGACACACAATTAATTCATTTAACTAGTTTAACCATTCATCctgcttttatttaacaaatcaaCTATTAAGTCAACCAACCAGCTAACCTATCAAATAGTTCATTTGATCAATTGTTCAgcaatttcctttttctttttacctccAGGAACAATACAGTAGTAGGTGAATAACCATAACTTGCTAAGTACCACCAAAGTTACCACACAGTTAGTGTGTAATATGGGACACAGCAACATAATTGTGGCTTTTCTGTAACCTGTGATATAGCGGCTGCATGGATAATGAACAAAACTACATTTCCCATCACCCACCGGTCCCTGGGCCACAGCGTCATCATTCCGCGTCAAAATATAATTCGAATCGGGAAAAATTAACACTTTGCAGCTCCAATTGAATGTTTCTGCTAATCTGCGGTGAGACTTTTATTGACTTCTTTTCTCTCCATGTCCTCAGTTCgcctctctctcctcctgtcCGCTTTGTTTTCCGTGCTGTGTGTCTCTGGCCGCAGTGTTTGAATATTAGGGATAATACTGCGCTGCATTATTATTCAGATTGTCCTGCCGGAGGGAAGTTAGTGCGGTCACAGCACCTGTCCCTCCTCCGTCTGTCTGCTTGTGTGTTTATTCGCCTCACAGCTTTTCTGCTATCTTGTTGTTTTAGGCTTTTGTCTCAGCCAGAGTTCTTTCAGAAGGGAAGTGACCCAAAAACACGAACACCGAACCAGCAACTCAGGTTTCATGGTTGGCACGAGGAAGTTAGTGTAGTTATGGAGAGGATAGAAAACACCGTTTATGATTTGTGAGACATTAACTCTGTTTGGGAAAGCAAAAGTAGTTTATATCAGTTTTTTATGCTAAGCTGGTCAGTACACTCAAAGCTTGCACAGTAtattattgtttaaatatatattttttaacacgTTTTGGTCTTTTGCGTACCTTTATAGCCTGCTGCTGAAACTCCCTGTGAGACAAAGTTGTGTTTATTCTATTTCTATTCTTCTATTAGtatttgaaattttaacattttcacagcagaataaagtttttttatttgttaatttgttttggaaaacaaagtattctttgcattttagttttaatgtaaCACAAACCTTTCTTTTTCCTGTATCCAGTCATCTGCAAGACTTATTTGTGTAACTCCaaatctcttttttctctctctatgaTAAAAGAAATGGAGACTGTCTCATGTacaaattgaacaaaaaatacatcATCAATAGTTTGCCAATATTTTGGGTTCAGCAGAGACgttggaaataatttttttttaaagtttcgaAACTTGTTTAGTTGTGCTCATTTGTTCAATAACTCTTAACTAATAGGAATCATTTTCTCCAAtaatttgctgcatttttttgcatttagtgATATTTTAATAATGAGATATTTGCTAAATGTGCAGTCATTAAAAATTCTTCTATGTTAAGTTGCATCTTACACAGAACAAGTGAATCTCTTaatttctgattggctggttctCAGTTAGACTAATTAAGCAGAGAATTTTAGTCCTATAAATTAACATAGGTTTCAAAAGGATACTTACAATAAATGTACATGTTTATCTGTCATAACCATGCAGATTACACAAGCAGGACGGAATAAATGTGATGTGAGTaaattctggttctggttgggttAACCTGTGTGTCTCTATGTCACCAGGTGGGTAAAAGTGATGTCATGGCTGGCTCAGTCACCTCCAGTTCTAAAGAGCGCCCAGCTTCCAGAACCAGCTTCATCCCAGAGCTGCAGAGCATGATGTAtgacacgcacacacgcacacacacacacgcacacacacacacgcacgcacgcaaagagtgaaataaaacatctcaCCCCAGTACAGCATGGGACTAGTGCTGCTGAACAGACTGTTGGAAGCCATGAAAATCtgttgaacaaaagaaaaaaatccacagtAATAATCAAACTGGGTGATATTTTGGTTAATGTTGTCACAGAGCTAAATCCAGTCCTCAACTCTTCACTTTGATACATGATTATGTGATAATGTTGATGGTCGTCTGGTGTTCCCAAGAAAAATCGCTGTTAGTAGCAACAAGGCGACACGTTTTGAGTGTGGTAGTATTATTGTCTTTATGGGCTGAATCATTAAGATGTCTGTCTTTGCGAATCTCCACCAGGAGGAGTTCCTCCTCGTCCGCCTTGTTTTCCTGCACAGAACTGTCAGCGTAGTCGCAAAATTTCACAGATGCGCGTTACAGAAAATTTGGACCACACAGAGGGGGCATAGCTGCTGAAATGACGCAACTTGACCGTGCAGCGCAGCATATGCTTCAAGCATAAATCAAGCTTCATGGATTTGACTTATACAACTGATCACAGTGGATTGGAAGAATAACAATTGTTCcaacaataataattttcaaaatgtagtTGAACAGAATAGCTTCAGGTTTAGGTcaaaagcttttctttatttattttaagttttcaagATAAAGTGAATATGTTTGtctttgaaactttttcttcatctttagTTTAAACCAGGCTGTCCGCTCATCCTGAAAAGGTCTTATGTTTGGGTacctaaaattaaggccttaaaatatcttaaattaatttaaaaagttgcacttaaatacattaatcacaaATCTTAATTTTTGCTGTGGCAGCGCTATTTTCATTGCGTTGTGTGACTCGACTCAGCTGAGGCTACCGCTATCTAGCTGGTATTAAACCTTTGATAGCTAAATAGGTTGTTACGTTTTATGGATAAGAGCAAATTTATGGGCAGTTGGCTGGATGGCGTTCATTGTTGCCAGTGGCTCACTGGGCACTGTGCTGCTCAAAGCTGTAGAGAACATCgcaaaaatatgcaattttccTTTATGCATTTCTGTCATTGTACAAGTCTTAAGtttcattcataatggtcttcAAATCTCTTGAGTTTGATTCAGTGAAATCTGCAGAAACCCTGTCCAACAAATGTGTATAAAGTAGAGAAACAAATGTGTCAGTTATGTATGTCAATAGTTCAAATAATACATACACTTCTCAATAAACATATCCAATTCTATGTAGCAAACacaattttttactttatctaAATCTTATGTCAACAAGCACaaacaatgaagaagaaaatacagtttgttTAGCAGGTTCTGATATTTTCAGAagtaaacaaaaggaaaattgaAATATATTGCACGGTATATTTTAGATTTAGCCATAGAAGTAgctgaaaaaatgagaaatttagtttgttaaatttaatattctaataatacattttcttaatttacaCTTTTTATCTGCTCTACCTTATCTTGTGCaaataaaatggtttttttatgtgtgtgtaaacataaatatggtaaataaatgtttgctttgCCTGTGCTTTCTTCTTAATAAATGATATCGAGTGCATATGCAGGCGCTCACCTCGTGTTTGCAGCAGAGTGGTTCTGGTGGTCAGAGAGGCCCAAACCCAAATAAACCCCAAAACCTGAAACGCTCCCTCTGCCTGGAGCCGGCGATGGAACCTGAGGCCAGAGCCGTCCGCAACCCCAAACCAGAACTGCTCTCACCTGGGTGACTGACGCCCACacccagccaatcagagagagGACAGCAGTGGGGAGGGGGGGTGACTGTCAGGTGTGTAAATGATGGGGGTTGATTGGGAGAAGGAAAGAGGTTGAGGATGTGGCTTCAGGTTGGTCTGTCAGAATGGAAGTGGCCTATCTGGATGCAAATTGAGGCTTGACCAAATTGTGgtcaaactgtgtgtgtgtggcctttCGACCCGGAGTGTGTGTGGGAATATTTGCAAAGCTCTGTTTTTGTCCAAGCTGAGACTTTGAGGAGATTCCATtgttgcactttttaaatttgtttgtcCATGCAAATGGTGTTCTGAACATAATTCAATCAGAACTGCCACGgctgaaaggaaaacagcaCAAAACTTTTCAGGCTGGGAACGAATACGacccaataaaaacataatcagaAATCAGTTGGAAGAGCATAGTAttttgtttctggaaaaaataataatttatcaaTATTTGTGCTGATGTAACAGGAGAATAAGAGGCTATTAAGTCCATTTTGGAACCACCATCCCTTTATGTTTGTGTTGAGTTTCTGTTCAGATTGTGGATGACGATGAAATGTTGGCCTTACAAAAAGAATCACACCCCTTAGGCCTCTTCACATGTCACCATGTTAATAGTACAACAAGGTAGCATGGCATTAGGATGAAAAGCAAACAtggtttttatcattttttgatGTTCAGTGTAGAGCCTGGTGCAGAGATGCTGCTGGGAAGATGGACGGAGCTGGAGGAAAACCAGCTAGAGGTTATGACTGTTTGCAGTCCTCCCAATGGTTCAGTGCAGAGCTGCTCAATATATCACAAATATGTTGCAACGTTAATATCAGCGTGCACAATATTCATATCGCAAAGGACTGCTTGGGGTGCAATAGTTGTTAGCTAATGTATTCCCAGTATTCtgaattttcattttacattctAATGTAATGTTTAGCCAGCTGGGCAAAGACTAACGATGTCACAGAGGAACTGGAAGCACAaatgagaaagagaggaaagaggaaagCAGGCATGTATATCGCAACTGACACGGTCTTCTCATTATTTACTAATATTATTGCCATCGTAAGATTTTCCAATATCGTGCTGCTCTAGTTTTGTGTGGCTCCCGGCAAATCTGGTGTctgagctgaagcagctgaagcagagggacacttttttattttttagggtgacattttcacagacaaataaaatgttagatatgacaaagaaaaagacttCTCATTCATTAACCGGGTTTCTCCATTCCTATTAAATTTGTGGTAAATTGAACCTTGACTCAAAAACAGACTTGGGTGCCCCAAAGATTAGAGAATGTACTCCTGTcttataaaaacacagaatgacTCTATTTATGTTTTAGGACCTGTTAAGATTTGCAAATCCCTGTTCTACAAAAATCTCactgttttgatcatttcaatACAATCTTTCATGTTTAAGTTAttattgataaattaaaaaaacaatgtacttttaaaatttgattaaaaaaaaacaagaaaaagagaagtgGCTTTTAGACTTTGATCATTTCTCTGAATTGTCTCCACTGACAAGAAGGTTGTCTTATGGCTGCTTCGTAAACAATAGACAAACTTGTGTCTCCATGACAATAATGTtctacaaacaataaaaaatatgcttCTCCTTCAGAGAACTGACACTTTGTTGCGTTTCAGGTTTGCTCTGGGAGACACCCGCAGGCCTCTGTATGAAACTGCAGCCCTCGTAGAGGACATCGTACACACACAGCTCATCAACATGGTAACACCAAAGACACCACAACGTTTtttagttggaaaaaaaaattaattgatggtttttaatttgtgaaacaGCTGCATCAGGCCTGTGAGGGCGCTTCTCTTCGAGGTTCAAGGGTCATTTCAGCTGAGGACATCCTGTTCCTGATGAGGAGAGACAAGGTAGAGGAAATGCTCACCTCATGAAACAATATGTTTTAAAGGGCCAGTGTTGTATAAAATCATcgtttttggtctttacatcatgttctaatgttattccctcaccaATAACATGCCTAGAGCGTtgccttaatttttttatgtatgtttgacaatttaatttaatctccgTGGCAACCATTGAGCTATGCAAAATACATGGGTGGACTTAGCCCCGCATTCGAGGCACATCTCCTCCTCAGAGCGGCAGTTTCCAAGGTTCCGCTCCTTCAAGCtaaccagcagcaattagcaaacacctgaaggagccgagctgcttctcagtgaaacattgATAAAactgttgttaaagggttaatagagaagccatgttatgatgacttcctgaaggcagagtttcagaaaaagcagttttaaaagaaacagaggcccattttcaaggcgttaaattaggatgtaactttttttaaagtcatactttgagcatttttatgacaactgaaggtgacagttatttgattgtgcaataaaatgtaactttgtgtctgaaaaatacctcatactgcccctttaaaagtgACCTTGTAGAATAAAGCTCttttttttgactgtttttgtctgaatgtgTGTTGAACAGAAGAAGCTGGCGCGAGTGTTAAAATATCTCCAGTTTAGAGATTACAAATCCAAACTATTAAAAAATCTAGAGGAAGAAGATGTGCAGCAGGAGCCAGGTAAACAAAACCAACCATCCTTGATCACATCACTAGCTTTGACATTTATCTTTGATTCACTCAGTCTGTTTGCTGCTCAGGGGGTCTGGCTGCTGGGGGGAATCAGCGCCGGCAGCGACTGGCCCAGGATTTCCTGGCATGGATGGACCAAACTGGAGAATTCCTTTCATTGGctgagaaacaggaagttgaccCAGTCAAACAGGAGAGgatggaggtcagaggtcaccttGATATAATCAGTGTTTCTGTAACATAAAGGAGATTGAAGATGATGACactgtgtttgttgtgtgtgtgtgtgtgtgggtgtgtgtgtgtgtaaatattcaGCGTTTGGAGCGACACACTCGAAACATGGATCCTGCTCAGTACGCAGAGTTCTGCGAGAGCCGCCAGCTGAGCTTCGGTCAGTCCAAACTGCTTTTCTGATACTTTCACACTTTGATGAAGGGTTAGAGTCACAGCTGGAACAATTAATCTTGAGGAGTCGATTATGGGAATAGTCAAGTAATTAATTGTTGACTGGAGTATACTGACTCATAAAAACAATGGCTGAAAGAACaaactcagagcagtaattcagtcaaaactgtataaaagatgtatacattttgtatcaaagttaaaaataatcatctaaGTATGATTTACCTGGAACTCAAGTggcaattttagctttttaaaaatatatatatttacatt
The Xiphophorus hellerii strain 12219 chromosome 22, Xiphophorus_hellerii-4.1, whole genome shotgun sequence genome window above contains:
- the LOC116713408 gene encoding runt-related transcription factor 1-like, which codes for MTGYRKKKDTVGKCRQVPSPKPHQPEEQEVRVPLQQHGAASQRGLVHTDSPNLLCSILPQHWRCNKTLPRAFTVVALGNDVPDGVVVTVMAGNDDNCSAELRNATATMKQGYAHFNDLRFIGRSGRGKTFTLSINVLTSPPQIATVHRAIKITVDGPRLPRR
- the supt3h gene encoding transcription initiation protein SPT3 homolog isoform X2, coding for MAGSVTSSSKERPASRTSFIPELQSMMFALGDTRRPLYETAALVEDIVHTQLINMLHQACEGASLRGSRVISAEDILFLMRRDKKKLARVLKYLQFRDYKSKLLKNLEEEDVQQEPGGLAAGGNQRRQRLAQDFLAWMDQTGEFLSLAEKQEVDPVKQERMERLERHTRNMDPAQYAEFCESRQLSFAKKASKFRDWLDCSSLELKPNSIATEILSYLAYETVAQIVDLSLLVKQEMTVKNNPVSHVISASYIHYNTHTEVKKDPDSPEATPPSTPGSSHSSKPLLQGNGSMDSRARQRKRKKSSPATVEPPSGAIQPCHIREAIRRYNYRHTSAYRRSGMAFLTC
- the supt3h gene encoding transcription initiation protein SPT3 homolog isoform X1, with translation MAGSVTSSSKERPASRTSFIPELQSMMFALGDTRRPLYETAALVEDIVHTQLINMLHQACEGASLRGSRVISAEDILFLMRRDKKKLARVLKYLQFRDYKSKLLKNLEEEDVQQEPGGLAAGGNQRRQRLAQDFLAWMDQTGEFLSLAEKQEVDPVKQERMERLERHTRNMDPAQYAEFCESRQLSFAKKASKFRDWLDCSSLELKPNSIATEILSYLAYETVAQIVDLSLLVKQEMTVKNNPVSHVISASYIHYNTHTEVKKDPDSPEATPPSTPGSSHSSKPLLQGNGSMDSRARQRKRKKSSPATVEPPSGAIQPCHIREAIRRYNYRHTVGTQQKTLYLRFHCANSNFENKFA